The Halomicronema hongdechloris C2206 genome includes a window with the following:
- a CDS encoding DUF4359 domain-containing protein — translation MGNFKVGTWLSGGVLLAAAALLFVTNPDQSTYETYAVKRLSTYAKEELCHDLPGTIEQFLSESCESLIDENQQSVQDVIRQSTVTLNFGLFSLYRTRLAVPGVDVLPTYEVETLGIFNRFYTYRAEQQ, via the coding sequence ATGGGTAATTTCAAGGTTGGTACTTGGCTCAGCGGCGGCGTTCTGCTGGCTGCGGCTGCCCTGTTGTTTGTGACAAACCCTGATCAATCCACCTACGAAACCTATGCGGTTAAGCGCCTCAGCACCTACGCCAAGGAAGAGCTCTGCCACGACTTACCTGGAACCATTGAGCAATTTTTATCTGAGTCCTGTGAATCTCTAATCGATGAGAATCAGCAGTCCGTTCAAGATGTCATTCGTCAGAGCACGGTCACACTCAATTTCGGCTTATTTAGTCTCTATCGGACCCGTTTAGCCGTGCCTGGCGTAGATGTGCTGCCCACCTATGAAGTGGAGACACTGGGCATCTTCAATCGATTTTATACCTATCGGGCCGAGCAGCAGTGA
- a CDS encoding sirohydrochlorin chelatase, with product MPSTLPTAYLLISHGSRDLRHQTAMFRLAQLVRERLQLRHGYRRSNRSIALDSSALASLAGGNQPHLSGPHLSGVDAYPLLVGTAALECGLLPLHQQIAEFSQRVRRTGIRRIKLVPLFLLRGVHVMEDIPAEIAQAEQLLENQIQLELCPHLGSHGQLSTLLGRRAATLSCDRTLLLAHGSRRPGGNRTVEAIAKTLGATAAYWSVPPDLETQVIALIQSGCQRLAIVPYFLFAGGTTDAITQLTEELAERFPKITFRLLPPLGATGELADVVVNLVDDHHATPLVPFYRLSRRA from the coding sequence GTGCCATCTACCTTACCTACGGCCTATCTATTAATTTCTCACGGTAGTCGGGATTTACGCCACCAGACCGCCATGTTTCGGTTAGCCCAGTTAGTGCGAGAGCGCCTGCAATTGCGGCATGGCTATCGTCGCTCTAACCGCTCTATTGCCCTAGACAGTAGTGCTCTGGCATCGTTGGCTGGGGGGAACCAGCCCCATCTTTCAGGGCCCCATCTTTCAGGAGTAGATGCCTATCCCCTATTGGTGGGCACGGCTGCTCTGGAGTGCGGCCTCTTGCCGCTACATCAGCAAATTGCCGAATTTAGTCAGCGGGTACGGCGAACGGGCATTCGTCGCATCAAGTTGGTGCCGCTATTTCTGTTGCGCGGGGTGCACGTGATGGAGGATATTCCAGCGGAGATAGCTCAGGCAGAGCAGTTGTTAGAGAATCAGATCCAACTTGAGTTATGTCCTCACTTGGGCAGCCATGGTCAACTCAGCACGCTTCTGGGGCGACGCGCTGCCACTCTGTCGTGCGATCGCACCCTGCTCCTGGCCCATGGTAGTCGCCGTCCTGGGGGCAATCGCACCGTCGAAGCCATCGCGAAGACGTTGGGTGCCACCGCTGCCTATTGGTCGGTTCCTCCCGATTTAGAAACTCAAGTCATCGCCCTAATCCAGTCCGGCTGTCAGCGGCTGGCCATTGTTCCTTACTTTCTCTTTGCTGGGGGAACCACTGACGCCATCACCCAACTCACGGAAGAGCTGGCCGAGCGGTTTCCTAAAATCACCTTTCGGCTGTTGCCGCCCCTAGGGGCAACCGGTGAACTAGCCGACGTCGTCGTCAATCTTGTCGATGATCACCACGCTACTCCCCTGGTGCCCTTCTATCGGCTAAGCCGTAGGGCATGA
- the cobA gene encoding uroporphyrinogen-III C-methyltransferase: MSEPILGKVYLVGAGPGDPGLFTLKGKTLLECADVVIYDALVSPPILAMVNPQAERIGAGKRRGRHSMRQPEITKLLIEKARQHAVVVRLKGGDPFVFGRGGEEMADLVAAGVAVEVVPGITAGVAVPAYAGIPLTHRGYSSSVVFVTGHEAAGKYRPDINWQAIAQGAETIVIYMGIHNLGNIVNALQTAGLAPNTPVALVRWGTRPEQRELTGTLSTILETMEATNFQAPAIAVIGRVVALHDVLSACRPLPLPS; the protein is encoded by the coding sequence ATGTCTGAACCTATCCTAGGCAAAGTCTATTTAGTGGGAGCCGGTCCAGGGGACCCAGGGCTCTTTACCCTGAAGGGCAAAACCCTGCTAGAGTGCGCCGACGTCGTCATCTACGATGCCCTGGTTAGCCCCCCCATTTTGGCCATGGTGAATCCCCAGGCAGAACGGATCGGGGCCGGTAAGCGTCGAGGTCGCCACTCCATGCGCCAACCAGAGATCACCAAGCTTTTGATTGAGAAAGCTCGCCAGCACGCAGTGGTGGTTCGCCTTAAGGGAGGGGACCCCTTCGTATTTGGCCGCGGCGGTGAAGAAATGGCCGATCTAGTGGCCGCAGGCGTTGCTGTCGAGGTCGTCCCCGGTATCACGGCAGGAGTAGCCGTGCCTGCCTACGCTGGAATTCCCCTAACCCATCGTGGCTATAGCTCATCGGTGGTATTTGTGACTGGCCATGAAGCGGCGGGTAAATATCGTCCCGATATCAATTGGCAGGCCATCGCCCAAGGGGCAGAGACCATTGTCATTTACATGGGGATCCATAACCTAGGCAATATCGTGAATGCCCTGCAGACCGCTGGCCTTGCCCCAAATACTCCAGTGGCCCTAGTCCGTTGGGGCACCCGGCCAGAGCAGCGTGAGCTAACCGGCACCCTCAGCACCATCTTAGAAACCATGGAGGCCACTAACTTTCAGGCTCCAGCCATCGCCGTCATTGGTCGAGTGGTGGCCTTACATGATGTCCTATCGGCCTGTCGCCCCCTACCTTTACCCTCCTGA
- the def gene encoding peptide deformylase, protein MTATIQVEKTKLKRPPLDIHVLGDRVLRQSAKRVSKVDDNTRQLVRDMLQTMYSADGIGLAAPQVAVHKQLLVIDVEPDNAARPPLVLINPKIIRHSKELTVGQEGCLSIPGVFLDVVRPAAIEVAYKDEYGRPQKRQVSDLLARCIQHEMDHLGGIMFVDRVDNALALNQELQKHGFSAKDVQVIT, encoded by the coding sequence ATGACGGCCACCATTCAGGTTGAGAAGACAAAGCTCAAGCGCCCCCCCCTAGATATTCACGTGCTCGGCGACCGAGTCCTGCGACAGTCTGCTAAGCGTGTGTCCAAGGTGGACGACAACACTCGGCAACTGGTGCGTGACATGCTGCAAACCATGTACAGTGCCGATGGTATTGGCCTGGCCGCCCCTCAGGTCGCCGTCCACAAGCAGCTACTCGTCATCGATGTCGAACCTGACAATGCGGCTCGTCCCCCATTAGTCTTAATCAATCCCAAGATTATTCGCCACAGTAAGGAGCTAACCGTTGGCCAGGAAGGGTGCCTGAGCATCCCTGGAGTCTTTCTCGATGTGGTGCGCCCAGCAGCCATCGAAGTGGCCTACAAAGACGAATATGGTCGTCCCCAAAAGCGGCAAGTCAGTGATTTACTGGCTCGTTGTATTCAGCACGAAATGGATCACCTAGGCGGTATCATGTTTGTTGATCGGGTCGACAATGCTCTAGCCCTGAATCAAGAGCTGCAAAAGCACGGATTTTCGGCAAAAGACGTGCAGGTCATTACCTGA
- a CDS encoding sulfotransferase family protein: MVLEVHPPREQLRRGKNEVVQRYFRWRIQGNPDPYRVLGRGRPYKILLVLGHMRSGSSLLTHILNANPAILGYGETHLKYRTEADFKRLLQRVYWRGQEFRTLQDLGNLCMPHDYVMDKLLHTNKILDGQILCSSQVYALFLLREPQRSLASILALKAHLSPEQVLAYYQERLATLVEYGRLINDTHRMLLLTHADLIHRTDAVFVALQRVLQTPTGFSERYEVLKTTGQRGVGDSEGNITAGRIVRIQRPLQQTLPSAIIHQGQIAFQQCCQQLSSLCTGVDGV; encoded by the coding sequence ATGGTACTAGAGGTACACCCCCCGCGAGAACAGCTCCGCCGGGGCAAGAATGAGGTGGTGCAGCGTTATTTTCGCTGGCGCATTCAGGGAAATCCAGATCCCTATCGAGTGCTGGGCCGAGGGCGCCCCTATAAAATCTTGCTGGTACTGGGGCACATGCGTTCGGGCTCCTCGCTGCTGACCCATATTCTCAATGCCAACCCAGCCATTTTAGGCTACGGGGAAACCCACCTCAAGTATCGAACCGAGGCCGATTTCAAGCGTCTACTGCAACGAGTCTATTGGCGGGGCCAAGAATTCCGCACCCTGCAGGATTTAGGCAATCTGTGCATGCCCCATGACTATGTCATGGATAAGCTCCTGCACACCAACAAAATTCTCGACGGCCAGATCCTCTGTTCATCCCAGGTGTATGCCCTATTTCTGCTGCGGGAGCCGCAGCGCAGCTTGGCCAGCATTCTAGCCTTGAAGGCCCATTTGTCCCCAGAGCAGGTTTTAGCCTACTACCAAGAACGGCTGGCCACATTGGTAGAGTACGGTCGCCTGATCAACGATACGCACCGCATGCTATTGCTCACCCACGCTGATTTGATTCACCGTACCGATGCAGTCTTTGTGGCCCTGCAACGGGTGCTGCAGACCCCGACAGGGTTTTCGGAACGGTATGAGGTGCTGAAAACGACTGGCCAACGGGGAGTGGGCGACTCGGAGGGCAATATCACTGCCGGTCGGATCGTCCGTATCCAGCGGCCTCTCCAGCAAACACTTCCCTCAGCCATCATCCACCAGGGCCAGATAGCCTTTCAGCAGTGCTGCCAGCAGCTGTCTTCCCTATGTACGGGGGTAGATGGGGTCTAA
- a CDS encoding glycosyltransferase family protein: protein MAPPSCTLSIMVARTDIPFIMQTLPHLVRMCRFPFQRRILVMDTAPLSGDKVGRPGIGTLEQLRDHCQQLIHDGVMDEVIEMDYSPAYRRRLYQKHFGSRYLQPTHNYKGYPILGTIFSLEKVPGDYVLHFDSDMLLYQHPDHSWIREAIQLLQRRPEVMFVRPLSGPPHPDGALHQRVPFEPDPAGFYRFKFFGSRVYLLQRRKFESLLPLPILWCRYRRAWLRHGPASLLTWLHNLTGRGALDSWEVMVSRQLEQTAYVRATLASPLAWTVHPVARGPAFIAALPDIIRRVEAGQYPPEQAGYYDLKPELWY, encoded by the coding sequence ATCGCACCACCAAGCTGTACCCTCTCGATCATGGTGGCCCGCACCGATATCCCCTTCATAATGCAGACCTTGCCCCATCTGGTGCGCATGTGCCGGTTTCCCTTTCAGCGCCGGATACTCGTGATGGACACCGCCCCCCTGTCGGGGGATAAGGTGGGTCGCCCCGGCATCGGCACCCTAGAGCAATTGCGAGACCATTGCCAGCAGTTGATCCACGACGGGGTGATGGATGAGGTGATCGAGATGGACTACAGCCCCGCCTATCGCCGCCGCCTCTATCAGAAGCACTTCGGCAGTCGCTATCTGCAGCCCACCCACAACTACAAGGGCTACCCGATTTTGGGCACCATCTTTTCCCTAGAGAAGGTCCCGGGAGACTATGTTCTCCACTTCGACAGCGACATGCTGCTCTACCAGCACCCTGACCACAGTTGGATCAGGGAGGCGATTCAGTTGCTGCAACGGCGCCCAGAGGTGATGTTCGTGCGGCCCCTCTCCGGTCCGCCCCACCCGGACGGGGCTTTACACCAACGGGTGCCTTTCGAGCCAGATCCGGCAGGGTTTTACCGCTTCAAGTTCTTTGGCAGCCGGGTATATCTGCTGCAGCGGCGCAAGTTTGAATCCCTATTGCCCCTGCCCATCCTCTGGTGTCGCTATCGGCGCGCTTGGTTGCGCCACGGCCCCGCCTCTCTGCTTACCTGGCTCCACAATCTCACCGGCCGCGGTGCCCTCGATTCCTGGGAAGTCATGGTCTCTCGCCAGTTAGAGCAAACTGCCTATGTCCGCGCCACCCTGGCCTCTCCCCTAGCCTGGACGGTTCATCCCGTCGCCCGAGGGCCTGCCTTCATTGCAGCCCTGCCCGATATTATCCGCCGGGTGGAAGCAGGCCAGTACCCGCCGGAGCAGGCTGGCTATTACGATCTCAAACCAGAACTATGGTACTAG
- the hpsP gene encoding hormogonium polysaccharide biosynthesis glycosyltransferase HpsP, which yields MRVLQIVPSISLVYGGPSQMVRGFSAALGAAGAAVTVLTTDANGDVGQPPLAVPLNQPVPEDGYTIWYFHCSPWRRYKFSLGLLQWLARHSQDYDIAHVHALFSPVSTAAATVARWRGLPYLLRPLGTLDPADLRKKQQLKRLYGYLLERPNLAGAAAVHFTSQPEADVSERFGTHAQEVVIPLGVTPPTTLSPEAVQEMCDRNAIPPDRPRLLYMSRLDPKKGLDLLLPALEQLLRHSIPFHFILCGANPQDPGYEHSIRQWIQHSPLAQRTTITGFVSGDEKAALLQAADVFVLPSYYENFGIAVAEAMMAGNPVVITRGVYIWPDIQQAEAGWLCDGTAESLAQVLTQALGDPLERQRRGQQAQTLANQRYSWDAIAQQTLQIYYQLLYRPHESW from the coding sequence CTGCGGGTCTTGCAAATCGTCCCTTCCATTTCCCTGGTGTATGGGGGACCCAGCCAGATGGTGCGAGGCTTTTCGGCGGCGTTAGGGGCGGCGGGGGCGGCGGTGACGGTGCTCACCACTGACGCCAATGGAGACGTTGGCCAGCCTCCGTTGGCAGTGCCGCTGAACCAGCCGGTGCCTGAGGACGGCTATACAATCTGGTATTTTCACTGCTCTCCCTGGCGCCGTTATAAGTTTTCCCTGGGGCTATTGCAGTGGTTGGCCCGCCACAGCCAAGATTACGACATTGCCCATGTCCATGCCCTGTTTTCCCCCGTGAGCACGGCGGCAGCCACGGTGGCTCGCTGGCGGGGACTGCCCTATCTACTGCGGCCCCTCGGCACCCTGGATCCGGCTGATCTACGCAAGAAGCAACAGCTGAAGCGGCTCTATGGCTACCTATTGGAGCGGCCTAATCTGGCCGGGGCCGCCGCAGTCCATTTCACCAGCCAGCCAGAGGCCGACGTCTCGGAACGGTTTGGCACCCATGCCCAGGAGGTGGTGATTCCCCTGGGCGTGACGCCGCCGACCACCTTGTCTCCAGAGGCGGTGCAGGAGATGTGCGATCGCAACGCCATTCCCCCAGATCGGCCCCGCCTCCTCTACATGTCCCGTCTCGATCCCAAAAAGGGCCTAGACCTGTTGCTCCCCGCTCTAGAGCAACTGCTGCGACACAGCATCCCATTTCATTTCATTCTCTGCGGAGCTAATCCCCAGGATCCTGGCTACGAGCACTCAATTCGACAGTGGATTCAGCACTCTCCCCTGGCCCAGCGGACAACTATCACCGGCTTTGTCTCCGGAGACGAAAAGGCTGCCTTGCTGCAAGCAGCCGATGTGTTTGTATTGCCCTCCTACTATGAAAACTTTGGCATTGCCGTGGCCGAAGCCATGATGGCCGGTAACCCCGTGGTGATCACCCGGGGAGTCTATATCTGGCCAGATATCCAACAGGCAGAAGCCGGTTGGCTCTGTGATGGCACCGCCGAGTCTCTGGCTCAGGTCCTCACCCAGGCCCTAGGTGACCCCCTAGAGCGCCAACGGCGAGGACAACAGGCTCAAACCCTAGCCAATCAACGCTATAGCTGGGATGCAATCGCCCAGCAGACTCTCCAGATCTATTACCAATTGCTCTACCGGCCACACGAGTCCTGGTAA
- a CDS encoding uracil-DNA glycosylase, giving the protein MAEEQISLFNSGDEAASPAVDFDSIPTTDTIPILPGTYDTIEQLAGHCHQCQRCSLAPGRTHAVVGRGNPSAPIVIIGEGPGQQEDEQGLPFVGKSGQLLEKILASVRLDSSNDVYICNIVKCRPPGNRVPSAEEMAACKGYLLEQIRLIDPKIILLTGATAVKGLTGEKRGITKIRGQWMEWQGRLCMPIFHPAYLLRNPSREKGAPKWLMWQDIQAVKAKLDELMAAETP; this is encoded by the coding sequence ATGGCCGAGGAGCAAATCAGCCTCTTTAATAGCGGCGATGAGGCCGCATCCCCAGCCGTAGATTTCGATAGTATCCCTACCACAGATACCATCCCCATATTGCCCGGGACCTACGATACTATCGAACAGCTGGCAGGGCATTGCCATCAGTGTCAACGGTGTAGTCTAGCGCCGGGACGCACCCATGCCGTAGTGGGTCGTGGCAATCCCTCTGCCCCGATTGTGATCATCGGAGAAGGTCCTGGACAACAGGAAGATGAGCAGGGTCTCCCCTTCGTCGGCAAGTCAGGACAACTGCTGGAGAAAATTCTGGCCTCAGTGCGCCTGGATAGCAGCAACGATGTCTATATTTGCAACATTGTTAAATGCCGCCCCCCTGGCAATCGTGTTCCTTCGGCGGAAGAAATGGCGGCCTGTAAGGGATATCTCCTGGAACAAATTCGATTGATTGATCCCAAAATCATCCTGCTCACAGGAGCTACTGCCGTGAAGGGCCTAACCGGCGAAAAGCGCGGCATCACTAAAATCAGAGGGCAATGGATGGAGTGGCAAGGACGCCTATGTATGCCCATTTTCCATCCCGCGTATCTGCTGCGAAATCCCTCTCGAGAAAAGGGGGCGCCTAAATGGCTAATGTGGCAAGATATCCAGGCTGTAAAAGCTAAACTTGATGAACTGATGGCTGCCGAGACTCCCTAA
- a CDS encoding response regulator: MGKPIKVLLIEDDPGDVYLTQEALDTSRLAIDLQVVEDGNLALDYVYQRGDYTDAERPDLILLDLSLPGCNGEEVLAKIKQDQDLKRIPVVVLTASKLDEDILQSYRLGANCYIPKPVGLDQFLEIIHSLEDFWLTVVKLPKSSG; the protein is encoded by the coding sequence TTGGGAAAGCCCATTAAAGTCCTCCTGATTGAGGACGATCCTGGAGACGTTTACTTAACCCAGGAAGCGCTTGATACTAGCCGACTTGCCATTGATCTGCAGGTGGTTGAGGATGGCAACTTAGCCCTCGACTACGTCTATCAACGGGGAGACTATACCGACGCCGAACGACCTGACTTAATTTTATTGGATCTCAGCTTGCCAGGTTGCAACGGAGAGGAGGTTTTAGCCAAGATCAAACAAGATCAAGACTTAAAGCGGATTCCAGTGGTCGTCCTCACTGCCTCAAAACTAGACGAGGATATTCTCCAAAGCTATCGCTTAGGAGCCAATTGCTACATCCCTAAGCCGGTTGGGCTAGATCAATTTCTAGAAATCATTCATAGCCTAGAGGATTTCTGGTTAACGGTGGTCAAGCTGCCAAAGTCTTCTGGGTAA
- a CDS encoding S41 family peptidase, which produces MTDHQSGYYRLPTVQCDRIVFVCEDDLWSVSIQGGIPRRLTANLGAVSHPALSPAGERLAFIGREEGDAEVYVMPASGGNARRLTFLGANTTVSGWSPDGQSIIFASNANQPFPRLMQLYRISPAGGLPQPLPYGMAHTIAFGPNGGAVLGRNVAEPAYWKRYRGGRVGVLWCDASGSGQFQKLLDIRGNLAAPMWIGDRIYFISDHEGIGNLYSCTPSGQDLRPFTHHRDYYVRNAATDGQRIVYHAGADLHWADLASGAVQVIPIAWHSPQVQRQRKFIDAEKYLEDYDLHPQGHSTVMTSRGQSVCFGNWEGAVVPVGQPDGRRFRLTRWLPDGQRLVTVCDRNQDDSPQQRGLETLEILSSDFGVDPMRLTDLDLGRPMHLEVCPNADQVVLSNHRHELIWVDLSSQQCRILDRSPYHEIRGFNWSPDGQWVVYSCSDTQHTASIKLCRIRDSQIHRLTPPRFFDFAPSFDPQGKFIYFLSVREFNPVYDSVYFDLNFPQATRPFLISLQKDTPSPFIPVPKPLSEGNGKAAVTETADSPTTDTATDSDASPPPLSLDIDGIEHRIVGFPVSEGRYRQIWGLKDKVLFSSVPIKGSLGRSWRQSRPAADAKLEIYDFSSQSCELVVPNISDFKVARDHSTLIYRAGNRLRVCLAKANQTPDETDTSPNRKSGWLDLDRVRISVQPRQEWQQMLREIWRLQQEHFWTPDLSGVDWDRIYQRYRPLLDRVATRSEFSDLVWEMQGELGTSHAYEIGGDYREEPNYRLGFLGADFTYDAAAQAYRITHIAQGDSWSEQASPLQQIGVNVHPGDLLLAVGGQPLSQHQGPHERLVHQADCQVPLTVADRDGQNRRTVTVTTLADDQSLRYREWVERNYQAVTEATDGRVGYVHIPDMGPAGYAEFHRYYFAEVHKQGLVVDVRFNRGGHVSQLILEKLARRRIGYDVSRWEQPEPYPSDSVLGPLVAITNEHAGSDGDIFSHCFKLMGLGPLVGTRTWGGVIGISPRHRLVDRSIVTQPEYSFWFEDVGWQVENYGTDPDILVEISPQDWGQGKDPQLEMAIELILKALAQNPVQLPEFQNRPQLQLP; this is translated from the coding sequence ATGACAGATCACCAATCCGGCTATTATCGACTGCCAACTGTCCAGTGCGATCGCATCGTCTTTGTCTGCGAAGATGACCTCTGGAGTGTCTCGATTCAGGGCGGCATTCCTCGCCGCCTGACGGCCAATCTAGGCGCCGTCAGCCATCCAGCCCTGTCTCCCGCTGGGGAACGGCTAGCCTTTATCGGCCGCGAAGAAGGGGATGCCGAAGTCTATGTCATGCCCGCCAGCGGCGGCAATGCTCGTCGGCTAACCTTCTTAGGGGCCAACACCACCGTCTCCGGCTGGAGTCCAGACGGCCAATCTATTATCTTTGCCAGCAATGCCAACCAGCCCTTCCCCCGCCTGATGCAGCTCTACCGCATCAGCCCCGCGGGGGGGCTACCCCAGCCCCTGCCCTACGGCATGGCCCACACCATCGCCTTTGGCCCCAACGGTGGGGCCGTGTTGGGGCGCAACGTGGCCGAACCTGCCTATTGGAAGCGCTATCGCGGCGGTCGGGTCGGGGTGCTCTGGTGCGATGCCAGCGGCAGCGGCCAATTCCAGAAGCTACTGGATATTCGCGGCAACCTGGCCGCCCCGATGTGGATTGGCGATCGCATCTATTTCATCTCTGACCACGAGGGCATTGGCAATCTCTACAGTTGCACCCCCAGCGGCCAAGATCTGCGACCCTTTACCCACCACCGCGACTACTACGTCCGCAATGCCGCCACCGACGGACAGCGGATTGTCTACCACGCCGGTGCCGATCTGCACTGGGCCGATCTGGCCTCAGGCGCCGTCCAGGTGATCCCCATCGCCTGGCACAGCCCCCAGGTGCAGCGACAACGCAAATTCATCGATGCCGAAAAATACTTAGAAGACTACGATCTCCATCCCCAAGGCCACTCGACGGTAATGACCAGCCGCGGTCAGAGTGTCTGCTTCGGCAATTGGGAAGGAGCCGTGGTCCCTGTGGGTCAGCCCGATGGCCGGCGCTTTCGCCTCACCCGTTGGCTGCCCGATGGCCAGCGGTTGGTGACGGTGTGCGATCGCAACCAAGACGATTCTCCTCAGCAGCGAGGCCTCGAAACCCTAGAAATCCTTAGCAGTGACTTTGGCGTCGATCCCATGCGCCTGACTGACTTGGATTTGGGGCGACCCATGCACTTGGAGGTTTGCCCCAACGCCGATCAGGTGGTGCTCTCCAACCATCGCCACGAACTGATCTGGGTCGATCTCAGCAGCCAGCAGTGCCGCATTCTCGACCGTAGCCCCTACCACGAGATCCGGGGCTTTAACTGGTCCCCCGACGGGCAATGGGTTGTCTATAGCTGCAGTGACACCCAGCACACCGCCTCCATCAAGCTCTGCCGCATCCGCGACAGCCAGATCCATCGCCTCACCCCACCTAGGTTCTTCGATTTCGCCCCCAGCTTCGACCCCCAGGGCAAATTCATCTATTTCCTGTCGGTGCGGGAGTTCAACCCGGTCTACGACAGCGTGTATTTCGACCTCAACTTTCCCCAGGCCACCCGCCCATTTTTGATCTCGCTGCAAAAAGACACCCCTTCCCCCTTCATTCCAGTGCCCAAGCCCCTGAGTGAGGGCAATGGCAAAGCCGCTGTAACCGAGACAGCAGACTCGCCTACCACCGACACTGCCACTGACAGCGACGCGTCCCCCCCACCCCTGAGCCTTGATATCGATGGCATCGAGCACCGGATCGTCGGCTTCCCAGTATCGGAAGGACGCTATCGCCAGATCTGGGGCCTGAAAGACAAGGTGTTGTTCAGCTCCGTCCCCATCAAGGGCAGCCTAGGCCGATCCTGGCGGCAGTCCCGCCCCGCAGCCGACGCCAAACTCGAAATCTACGACTTCAGCAGCCAAAGTTGCGAGCTGGTAGTGCCCAACATCTCCGACTTCAAAGTGGCTAGAGACCACAGCACCCTGATCTACCGGGCTGGCAATCGGCTGCGAGTCTGCCTGGCCAAGGCCAATCAAACTCCTGACGAGACCGATACCAGCCCTAATCGTAAAAGCGGTTGGCTCGATCTAGATCGAGTACGAATTTCCGTGCAGCCCCGGCAGGAATGGCAGCAAATGCTGCGAGAAATCTGGCGACTGCAGCAAGAACATTTCTGGACCCCAGATCTATCTGGGGTGGATTGGGACCGGATCTATCAACGCTACCGTCCCCTGCTAGATCGGGTGGCCACCCGGTCTGAGTTTTCCGATCTAGTCTGGGAAATGCAAGGGGAGCTAGGCACCTCCCACGCCTATGAAATCGGCGGTGACTATCGAGAAGAACCCAACTACCGCCTGGGCTTTTTGGGGGCCGACTTTACGTACGATGCTGCCGCCCAAGCCTATCGCATTACCCACATTGCCCAGGGCGACTCTTGGAGCGAGCAGGCCTCTCCCCTGCAGCAAATCGGTGTGAATGTGCACCCCGGCGATCTGCTCCTGGCCGTGGGGGGCCAGCCCTTGAGCCAACATCAGGGCCCCCATGAACGACTCGTCCACCAGGCTGATTGCCAAGTACCTCTCACCGTGGCCGACCGGGATGGCCAAAATCGTCGCACCGTGACGGTGACTACCCTGGCAGATGACCAGTCACTGCGCTATCGAGAATGGGTAGAACGAAACTACCAGGCAGTCACCGAGGCCACCGACGGCCGGGTAGGCTATGTCCATATCCCCGATATGGGACCAGCCGGGTACGCCGAATTCCATCGCTACTACTTTGCCGAGGTGCACAAACAGGGACTGGTGGTGGACGTGCGCTTCAACCGGGGCGGCCATGTCTCCCAGTTAATCCTGGAGAAATTAGCCCGTCGTCGCATCGGCTACGATGTCTCCCGCTGGGAGCAGCCAGAACCCTATCCGTCTGACTCGGTGCTGGGACCGCTGGTGGCCATCACCAATGAGCACGCCGGTTCCGATGGTGATATCTTCAGCCATTGCTTTAAGCTCATGGGCCTAGGTCCCCTGGTCGGCACTCGCACCTGGGGCGGTGTAATTGGCATTTCCCCGCGCCACCGTTTGGTGGATCGCAGCATTGTCACCCAACCGGAATATTCCTTCTGGTTTGAAGACGTAGGCTGGCAGGTAGAAAACTACGGGACTGACCCTGATATTCTGGTGGAAATTTCTCCCCAGGATTGGGGCCAGGGCAAGGACCCGCAATTGGAGATGGCCATTGAGTTGATTCTGAAGGCACTGGCCCAGAATCCGGTGCAGCTGCCAGAGTTCCAGAATCGGCCCCAATTGCAGTTGCCCTAA